In Gigantopelta aegis isolate Gae_Host chromosome 14, Gae_host_genome, whole genome shotgun sequence, the following proteins share a genomic window:
- the LOC121389410 gene encoding mitogen-activated protein kinase kinase kinase 3-like, which translates to MDYMSGGSLDVHLKMNDFRLRGYKIRLYTRQILEGLAYLHDMDPRILHRDVKSANILLDDRGDVKLADFGISREMKDKTSSMPSITKGCGTWHYMAPEVSKGERYGRSSDMWSFGCVVVELSTGHPPYHDMEGPQATFKVAEEKAIHQGYSLSERAPEDLQMLLLKIFQYDRKQRPTARQLLEEDSYVNDLAKYH; encoded by the exons ATGGACTACATGTCAGGG GGATCTCTAGATGTCCACCTGAAGATGAATGATTTCCGACTTAGAGGATATAAAATCCGTCTTTACACGAGACAGATTCTCGAGGGGTTGGCTTATCTACACGATATGGATCCAAGAATTCTACACAGAGATGTGAAAT CAGCAAATATCTTGTTAGACGATCGTGGCGACGTTAAGCTTGCAGACTTCGGTATATCGAGAGAAATGAAAGACAAGACTTCGTCTATGCCAAGTATCACCAAAGGATGTGGAACGTGGCACTACATGGCACCCGAGGTGTCCAAAGGAGAAAGATATGGTCGCTCGAGCGATATGtg GAGTTTCGGCTGTGTTGTGGTGGAGCTGTCGACGGGACATCCCCCTTACCATGATATGGAGGGTCCTCAGGCCACGTTCAAGGTGGCTGAAGAGAAAGCGATCCACCAGGGCTACTCTCTAAGTGAGCGAGCTCCTGAAGATCTCCAAATGCTTCTCCTCAAGATCTTCCAGTACGACAGAAAGCAGAGGCCGACAGCTCGACAACTGCTGGAAGAAGACTCGTATGTCAACGATCTGGCGAAATATCACTAG